A DNA window from Arachis duranensis cultivar V14167 chromosome 3, aradu.V14167.gnm2.J7QH, whole genome shotgun sequence contains the following coding sequences:
- the LOC107495626 gene encoding uncharacterized protein LOC107495626 translates to MRRDQRSPKQDPILSSQYVVCEERYNCRFEALDRTLRNLMSVTDQHKTHKPFGGKIVVLGSDFRQILPVIPKGSRHDILASAINSSQFWSFCKILDVGNGNIISVVGDESEVKISDDLLITTTDDPLSHLVDFAYPNLLQNMSDYRYFQSRAILAPTLKSVEKVNDFVLTIFSGMEKEYLSSDTTCQADENEDVKQEWFTSEFLNDIKCSELLNHKLTLKPGVAVMLLRNIDQTSGLCNRTRLIVNKLGSNVIGATVVTSRNIGDKVYIPRMNLIPSDSGLPFKFQRRQFSLTVCFAMTINMSQDQSLSHVRLYLPKSMFIYGQLYVALSRVKSRSGLRVLILNEDGNPKSSTTNVVVNSLRRMKSHHVELLIAGFSDEMLELLLFALQDLRNSLKERGSNLMIRFGNAEHVIQQLASEVNASCVFAEQEVEYELYLLLDVVKECMKSVTVRERAPRIELWNTPFYDVNVLQNLPASYDDFKKLRLPVTEPLQLSKLPAADMELDWGTLPVYDDVKNFITSNQGRLRERWNSIKLTSAETLLRNKIMKSSESSEGSYDSRQLQSKKSNESVFLSQKGNAVGGGTNNVLNALAAYLRYFEGTARDDWQEIHEKVRASESRNGASFIALFGPALSLGIISRRSVHYEAIKYERERNAGFISPFGYSATTIAGAVDAVCSKEWYWLMALRNQTNNDGIHSTRMWKWNGFLIQYTVAGNDGPAVVLVHGFGAFAEHYRDNINGLAGAGNRVWAITLLGFGNSEKPNIVYTELLWAELVRDFIVDVVGEPVHLVGNSIGGYFVSIVSCLWNVLVKSVVLINSAGNVVPSYTYIPLPEDRKTSGASWLGSRVLLLYLRLRIQELVKKCYPTRTERADDWLINKMLRASYDPGSPVVVESIFSFNLSIPLNFLIEEFREKVLIIQGMKDPISDSSSRVATLKEHCDGLVIKELDAGHCPHDEVPEQVNDILYEWIPRIESQILTGSPA, encoded by the exons ATGAGGAGAGATCAGAGAAGTCCAAAACAGGATCCAATTTTGAGTTCTCAATATGTTGTATGCGAGGAAAGGTACAACTGCCGTTTTGAAGCACTTGATCGGACGCTCAGGAATCTTATGTCAGTTACCGATCAACATAAGACACATAAACCATTTGGTGGTAAGATTGTTGTTCTAGGAAGTGATTTCAGACAGATACTTCCGGTGATTCCGAAAGGAAGTAGACACGATATATTAGCATCCGCTATTAACTCATCCCAATTTTGGTCATTTTGTAAG ATACTTGATGTTGGAAATGGAAATATTATCTCTGTTGTTGGTGATGAATCAGAAGTTAAAATTTCAGATGATCTATTGATTACAACTACTGATGATCCTCTCTCTCATTTGGTAGACTTTGCATATCCAAATTTGTTGCAAAACATGTCAGATTACAGATATTTTCAGAGTAGAGCAATTCTTGCACCCACACTTAAGAGTGTCGAGAAGGTAAACGATTTTGTCTTGACAATCTTTTCAGGGATGGAAAAGGAGTATTTGAGCTCTgacacaacatgtcaagctgatGAGAATGAAGATGTAAAACAAGAGTGGTTCACATCAGAGTTTCTAAATGACATCAAATGTTCGGAACTCCTCAATCACAAGTTGACTTTGAAGCCAGGAGTCGCTGTAATGCTACTGCGAAACATAGACCAGACTTCAGGTTTATGCAACAGGACAAGATTAATAGTTAACAAACTTGGCAGCAACGTAATTGGAGCGACGGTAGTGACCAGTAGAAATATTGGAGATAAAGTGTACATTccaagaatgaacttgatcccttCAGATTCAGGATTGCCATTTAAGTTCCAACGGAGACAATTTTCATTAACAGTATGCTTTGCAATGACCATTAACATGAGTCAGGATCAATCATTATCACATGTACGGCTTTATTTGCCAAAATCAATGTTCATCTATGGACAACTTTATGTTGCTTTGTCAAGAGTTAAGAGTCGCAGTGGCCTCAGGGTTTTAATTCTAAATGAAGATGGCAATCCaaagtcatcaacaacaaatgtcgt TGTTAACTCCCTTCGGAGAATGAAATCTCACCATGTTGAATTGCTGATTGCAGGTTTCTCTGATGAAATGCTGGAACTGCTCCTGTTCGCGCTGCAAGATTTGAGGAACTCCTTGAAGGAACGCGGCTCCAATCTCATGATTAGATTCGGGAACGCAGAGCACGTCATACAACAGCTTGCATCTGAG GTGAATGCCAGTTGTGTATTTGCAGAACAAGAGGTGGAGTATGAATTGTACTTGCTTTTGGATGTTGTGAAGGAGTGTATGAAATCTGTCACGGTTCGAGAACGTGCTCCTAGGATTGAATTATGGAACACTCCATTTTATGATGTAAAT GTTCTGCAAAATCTTCCTGCATCGTATGATGACTTTAAGAAACTTCGACTACCTGTAACTGAACCACTTCAGCTGTCAAAATTACCTGCTGCAGACATGGAACTGGACTGGG GTACTCTTCCTGTATATGATGATGTAAAGAATTTCATTACCAGCAACCAAGGGAGATTGAGAGAGAGGTGGAACTCAATCAAGTTGACATCAGCTGAAACCTTATTACGGAATAAAATAATGAAGTCTAGTGAAAGCAGTGAAGGAAGTTATGACTCTAGGCAACTGCAGTCAAAGAAATCAAATGAATCTGTTTTCCTGTCACAAAAAGGTAATGCTGTAGGAGGTGGAACAAACAATGTATTAAATGCCTTGGCTGCATATTTGAGATATTTCGAGGGAACAGCTCGTGATGACTGGCAAGA GATACATGAAAAGGTACGTGCTTCTGAAAGTCGGAATGGAGCATCATTTATTGCACTTTTTGGTCCTGCTCTATCCCTTGGCATTATATCTAGAAGAAGTGTACACTATGAAGCTATCAAATATGAGAGAGAACGAAATGCAGGATTTATATCTCCCTTTGGATATTCAGCTACCACAATTGCAGGAGCAGTTGATGCTGTGTGCTCAAAGGAG TGGTACTGGCTTATGGCTTTGagaaatcaaacaaataatGATGGGATACACTCAACACGGATGTGGAAATGGAATGGTTTTCTTATTCAG TATACAGTTGCTGGCAATGATGGTCCTGCTGTTGTTCTTGTGCATGGATTTGGCGCTTTCGCAGAGCATTACCGTGACAACATAAATGGTTTAGCTGGAGCTGGAAATCGTGTTTGGGCTATTACATTGTTAGGATTTGGCAATTCAGAAAAGCCAAATATTGTGTATACTGAACTCTTGTGGGCCGAACTAGTGAGAGATTTTATTGTTGATGTTGTGGGTGAACCTGTCCACCTTGTCGGGAACTCAATTGGTG GTTATTTCGTATCCATTGTTTCTTGTCTTTGGAATGTTTTGGTCAAATCTGTAGTCCTAATCAACAGTGCTGGCAATGTCGTCCCTAGTTATACATACATACCTTTACCTGAA GATAGAAAAACTTCCGGCGCCTCCTGGTTGGGCTCTCGTGTTCTTCTACTATATTTGAGGTTACGGATTCAGGAGTTAGTTAAGAAATGTTATCCAACT CGGACAGAAAGAGCAGATGATTGGCTCATAAATAAAATGCTAAGAGCA TCATATGATCCTGGTTCTCCTGTGGTCGTGGAAAGCATCTTCAGTTTTAATCTTTCCATACCTCTTAATTTTCTTATTGAAGAATTCAGGGAAAAGGTTCTGATTATACAG GGGATGAAAGATCCAATTTCTGACTCCAGTTCCAGGGTGGCTACACTGAAAGAACATTGCGATGGACTTGTAATTAAAGAATTGGATGCTG GCCATTGTCCGCACGATGAGGTGCCAGAACAAGTGAATGATATCCTTTATGAGTGGATACCTAGGATTGAAAGCCAAATTTTGACAGGGTCCCCAGCTTAA